Proteins encoded by one window of Deinococcus malanensis:
- a CDS encoding alpha,alpha-trehalose-phosphate synthase (UDP-forming) — MGLIVVSNREPYAPHSREDGGLDWVPSIGGLTAALDPALQHAGGTWIAWGEAHPDVAEVQLPQHDPRYCLQRLRLSDAEVRDFYHGFSNRALWPMSHYFIERTRYDASAWQTYVAVNRRFAEATVTAYREGDTIWVHDYQLALVPRMIREMLPGASIGFFWHIPWPSTEVFRTLPWDRELLDGMLGADLIGMHTHDYVRYFQAACRRALDADTDEGTVYWQGRTSRVVARPIGIEVDAYEELSSRPDVEDEADRIRRTVQTQILLGVDRLDYTKGIPERLEAFDAYLDRHPEARGKVTLVQIAVPSREQVDSYRQLRARVEGLVGRINGKHTHSGWSPIQYIYRGVGREELVAHYRAADVMLVTPLRDGLNLVAKEFTACSRDGALILSRFAGAADEMREALQVNPYNPGGLAEALQVALNMPLEEKKARLHRLRERLHASDLRSWADEFVEEIRTP, encoded by the coding sequence ATGGGCCTGATCGTTGTTTCCAACCGCGAACCTTACGCGCCGCACTCCCGGGAGGACGGCGGGCTGGACTGGGTTCCGTCCATTGGAGGGCTGACGGCTGCGCTGGACCCGGCGCTGCAGCACGCCGGCGGTACGTGGATCGCGTGGGGGGAAGCACACCCGGACGTTGCGGAGGTGCAGTTGCCGCAGCACGACCCACGGTATTGCCTGCAGCGCCTGCGCCTGAGCGATGCGGAAGTGCGGGATTTCTACCATGGGTTTTCCAACCGTGCCCTGTGGCCCATGAGTCACTACTTCATCGAGCGCACGCGCTACGACGCCTCCGCGTGGCAGACGTACGTGGCAGTCAACCGGCGCTTCGCTGAGGCGACGGTGACTGCCTACCGGGAGGGCGACACCATCTGGGTGCATGACTACCAGCTGGCGCTCGTTCCGCGCATGATCCGCGAGATGCTGCCAGGCGCGTCCATCGGGTTCTTCTGGCATATCCCCTGGCCGTCCACCGAGGTGTTCCGCACGCTCCCGTGGGACCGGGAACTGCTTGACGGCATGCTGGGTGCCGACCTGATCGGCATGCACACCCATGATTACGTCCGCTACTTTCAGGCGGCGTGCCGGCGGGCGCTGGACGCGGACACCGACGAGGGCACGGTCTACTGGCAGGGCCGCACCTCACGGGTGGTGGCGCGCCCTATTGGTATCGAAGTGGACGCCTACGAGGAACTGTCGAGCCGGCCCGACGTGGAGGACGAGGCCGACCGCATCCGCCGCACCGTGCAGACGCAGATTCTGCTGGGCGTGGACCGGCTGGACTACACCAAAGGCATCCCTGAGCGGCTGGAGGCCTTCGATGCCTATCTGGACCGCCACCCGGAGGCGCGGGGCAAGGTTACCCTGGTGCAGATCGCGGTTCCCAGCCGTGAGCAGGTGGACTCCTACCGGCAACTGCGCGCGCGGGTGGAGGGTCTGGTTGGCCGCATCAACGGGAAACACACGCACTCGGGCTGGTCTCCCATTCAGTACATCTACCGGGGCGTGGGGCGCGAGGAACTCGTGGCCCACTACCGGGCGGCAGACGTGATGCTGGTGACTCCGCTGCGTGACGGCCTGAACCTGGTGGCCAAGGAGTTCACAGCCTGTTCGCGGGACGGCGCCCTGATCCTGTCGCGCTTCGCGGGCGCGGCGGACGAGATGCGCGAAGCCCTGCAGGTCAACCCATACAACCCCGGCGGGCTGGCCGAGGCGCTACAGGTCGCGCTGAACATGCCCCTGGAGGAAAAGAAGGCACGGTTACACCGCCTGCGGGAACGGCTGCACGCCAGCGACCTGCGCAGCTGGGCGGACGAGTTCGTGGAGGAGATCAGGACTCCGTGA
- a CDS encoding sulfite exporter TauE/SafE family protein, giving the protein MLLATVAIGLLAGVLGAILGLGGGVVVVPALEFVLPQLGHPITISQAVAISQFSVLAVGLSGAAAYLQQGLVRARTGYLLSPYTIVGGTIGSVLGLVLPARAVATVFAVLLLYSAYNLVRGLKRVEVEREPSPLVPPAMTFAGVMSGLLGIGGGTVQVPVMNLLGGLPIRQAIATSTFIMGLTAVANALIYQAGGLLDARLACGVALGVLVGARAGAGLQKRIPDRELKLFFSVLLVFTAAQLLYKYWGQG; this is encoded by the coding sequence CTGCTGCTGGCCACGGTGGCCATTGGCCTGCTGGCCGGCGTGCTGGGGGCCATCCTGGGACTGGGCGGCGGCGTGGTCGTCGTGCCGGCGCTGGAGTTTGTGTTGCCGCAGCTGGGTCATCCCATCACCATCTCGCAGGCGGTGGCCATCAGCCAGTTCAGTGTGCTGGCGGTGGGCCTGTCGGGCGCGGCCGCCTACCTGCAGCAGGGCCTGGTGCGTGCCCGAACCGGGTACCTGCTGAGCCCCTACACCATCGTCGGCGGCACCATCGGCAGCGTGCTGGGGCTGGTGCTGCCGGCCCGGGCGGTGGCCACGGTGTTCGCCGTCCTGCTGCTGTATTCCGCCTATAACCTGGTGCGCGGCCTCAAACGGGTGGAAGTCGAGCGCGAGCCCAGCCCGCTGGTGCCGCCCGCCATGACCTTTGCCGGAGTCATGAGCGGCCTGCTGGGCATCGGTGGAGGCACGGTGCAGGTGCCGGTCATGAACCTGCTGGGCGGCCTGCCGATCCGGCAGGCGATTGCCACCAGCACCTTCATCATGGGGCTGACCGCTGTGGCCAACGCCCTGATCTACCAGGCCGGTGGATTGCTCGACGCCCGGCTGGCTTGCGGGGTGGCACTGGGCGTGCTGGTGGGAGCACGGGCCGGTGCGGGCCTGCAAAAGCGCATCCCGGACCGGGAACTCAAGCTGTTCTTCTCGGTGCTGCTGGTGTTCACGGCCGCGCAGCTGCTGTACAAATACTGGGGGCAGGGATGA
- a CDS encoding 2-oxoglutarate dehydrogenase E1 component, with the protein MTQSQTIMSGGNAAFIEGLYEAYLQDPQSVDAQWRTYFDELRGGARETAHSAVQQAFYNLGTQRRGAAVAPAPQGVSGAAQAAGALITAYRVYGHISAHTNPLKMRGLPVVPELTPEYYGLSQADLNETVHDGVFNAPLRDVIAQLQDTYCGAIGFEYNYLPATERAWFQERVEANRGRPNYSPEERRRILVKLNAAEGLELYLKNRYPGVKRFGLEGGEAFIPLMDRIIQEAGRLGVKETVVGMAHRGRLNTLVNIFGKPSGALFDEFEGKKKLSDDPDVAGDVKYHMGYSSDVRTPGGPMHMALAFNPSHLEIVSPVVHGSVRARQDRRYDTERRQVLPITIHGDAAVSGQGVVMETLNLSRLRGFATGGAIRIVINNQVGFTISDPRDTRSSRYCTDVAKIGNAPVLHVNGDDPEAVAFCGDLALAYRQEFGKDIFIDLICFRRNGHNEGDEPRMTQPIMYREIDKHPGTRALYAAQLEREGLLKPGEGEELVLRFRDQLDRGETVVEEMENLEQSALKVDWDMYDNVKWDDEVSTAVPREKLQELGLKLTQVPEGFKVHRTIERTVLKPREAMARGEQPLDWGMGEMLAYATLLDEGFGVRLVGQDSGRGTFVHRHAVLHDQNAQDPMNEEYMALAHLREGQGRVEVIDSTLSEEAVMAFEYGYSTSEPKALVAWEAQFGDFANGAQAVIDQFLAAGESKWQRLSGLTLLLPHGYEGAGPEHSSARLERYLQLCAQKNMQVVVPSSTAQIFHLLRRQVLRPYRKPLIVMTPKNLLRNKRAMSPLTELAEGRFHEVIGDAEVVRARRVVISSGKLHWDLVEARDADAEGYAGTALIRLEQLYPFPGQQLRAELAKHPGAQVIWAQEEPENQGAWLMIWEDLEKSLQEGQKLGWATRPRSASTAAGYTSVHLKEQAAVISAALGEKITAMEIQEQNTSAPNAGVQS; encoded by the coding sequence ATGACGCAGTCTCAGACCATCATGTCCGGCGGGAACGCGGCCTTCATCGAAGGGCTGTACGAGGCGTACCTGCAGGACCCGCAAAGTGTGGACGCCCAGTGGCGCACCTACTTCGACGAGTTGCGCGGTGGTGCCCGTGAAACGGCGCATTCGGCCGTGCAGCAGGCCTTCTACAATCTGGGCACCCAGCGCCGGGGTGCGGCGGTGGCGCCGGCGCCTCAGGGAGTCAGCGGCGCAGCGCAGGCGGCGGGCGCTCTAATTACGGCCTATCGGGTGTACGGGCACATCAGCGCCCATACCAACCCTCTGAAAATGCGCGGTCTGCCGGTGGTGCCGGAGCTGACCCCCGAGTATTACGGCCTGTCCCAGGCCGACCTCAACGAGACGGTTCATGACGGCGTGTTCAACGCCCCGCTGCGAGATGTGATCGCGCAGCTCCAGGACACCTACTGCGGGGCTATCGGCTTCGAATACAACTACCTGCCGGCTACCGAGCGTGCCTGGTTTCAGGAACGTGTCGAGGCCAACCGGGGCCGCCCCAATTACTCTCCCGAGGAGCGCCGGCGTATCCTGGTCAAGCTCAACGCCGCCGAGGGCCTGGAGCTGTATCTCAAAAACCGCTACCCCGGCGTCAAGCGCTTTGGTCTGGAAGGCGGCGAGGCGTTTATTCCCCTGATGGACCGCATCATTCAGGAAGCGGGCCGCCTGGGCGTCAAGGAGACGGTCGTGGGCATGGCGCACCGCGGGCGCCTGAACACGCTGGTCAACATCTTCGGCAAGCCCTCAGGCGCGCTGTTTGACGAGTTCGAGGGCAAGAAAAAACTCAGTGACGATCCGGACGTGGCCGGCGACGTGAAGTACCACATGGGCTACTCCAGCGACGTGCGTACGCCCGGCGGGCCGATGCACATGGCGCTGGCCTTCAACCCCAGTCACCTGGAAATCGTCTCGCCGGTGGTGCACGGCAGCGTACGTGCCCGCCAGGATCGCCGTTACGACACCGAGCGCCGGCAGGTGCTGCCCATCACCATTCACGGGGACGCGGCCGTCAGCGGACAGGGCGTGGTCATGGAGACCCTGAACCTCTCGCGTCTGCGCGGCTTCGCGACCGGCGGAGCAATCCGCATCGTGATCAACAACCAGGTCGGCTTTACCATCAGCGACCCGCGCGACACGCGCAGCAGCCGCTACTGCACCGACGTCGCCAAGATCGGCAACGCGCCGGTGCTTCACGTCAACGGGGACGATCCCGAGGCCGTGGCGTTCTGCGGGGATCTGGCGCTGGCCTACCGGCAGGAATTTGGCAAGGACATCTTCATCGACCTGATCTGCTTCCGCCGCAACGGCCACAACGAGGGCGACGAGCCGCGCATGACCCAGCCGATCATGTACCGCGAGATCGACAAGCACCCCGGCACGCGCGCGCTGTATGCCGCGCAGCTGGAGCGCGAGGGCCTGCTGAAACCCGGCGAGGGCGAGGAGCTCGTGCTGCGCTTCCGCGACCAGCTCGACCGCGGCGAAACCGTGGTCGAGGAGATGGAAAACCTCGAACAGAGTGCCCTGAAGGTCGACTGGGACATGTACGACAACGTCAAGTGGGACGACGAGGTCAGTACCGCCGTGCCCAGGGAGAAGTTGCAGGAACTGGGCCTGAAACTGACCCAGGTGCCCGAAGGCTTCAAGGTTCACCGCACCATCGAGCGCACGGTGCTCAAGCCGCGCGAGGCAATGGCGCGCGGCGAGCAGCCGCTGGACTGGGGCATGGGCGAGATGCTGGCCTACGCCACCCTGCTCGACGAGGGCTTCGGCGTGCGGCTGGTTGGCCAGGACTCCGGACGTGGGACCTTCGTGCACCGCCACGCCGTACTGCATGACCAGAACGCCCAGGACCCCATGAACGAGGAGTACATGGCCCTGGCGCACCTGCGCGAAGGCCAGGGCCGCGTGGAGGTCATCGACTCCACCCTGTCCGAGGAAGCCGTGATGGCCTTCGAATACGGCTACAGCACCTCCGAACCCAAGGCCCTGGTGGCCTGGGAAGCGCAGTTCGGCGACTTTGCCAACGGCGCTCAGGCGGTGATTGACCAGTTCCTGGCCGCCGGCGAGAGTAAGTGGCAGCGCCTGAGCGGCCTGACCCTGCTGCTGCCGCACGGCTACGAGGGTGCGGGGCCCGAGCACTCCAGCGCCCGTCTGGAGCGCTACCTGCAGCTGTGTGCCCAGAAGAACATGCAGGTCGTGGTGCCCAGCAGCACCGCCCAGATCTTCCACCTGCTGCGCCGTCAGGTGCTGCGCCCCTACCGCAAGCCGCTGATCGTGATGACCCCCAAGAACCTGCTGCGCAACAAGCGCGCCATGAGCCCGCTGACGGAGCTGGCCGAGGGCCGCTTCCACGAGGTCATCGGCGACGCCGAGGTGGTCCGCGCCCGGCGCGTGGTGATCAGCAGCGGCAAACTGCACTGGGATCTGGTCGAGGCCCGCGACGCCGACGCCGAAGGTTACGCCGGGACTGCCCTGATCCGCCTGGAACAGCTCTACCCCTTCCCGGGGCAGCAGCTGCGTGCTGAGCTGGCCAAACATCCCGGCGCCCAGGTGATCTGGGCCCAGGAGGAGCCGGAGAACCAGGGGGCCTGGCTGATGATCTGGGAAGACCTGGAAAAATCCCTGCAGGAAGGCCAGAAGCTGGGCTGGGCCACCCGCCCGCGCAGCGCCAGCACCGCCGCCGGTTATACCAGCGTGCACCTCAAGGAGCAGGCCGCAGTGATCAGTGCCGCGCTCGGCGAGAAGATCACGGCGATGGAGATTCAGGAGCAAAACACGAGCGCCCCGAACGCAGGCGTCCAGAGCTAA
- the odhB gene encoding 2-oxoglutarate dehydrogenase complex dihydrolipoyllysine-residue succinyltransferase, translated as MADIKVPVFSESVSEGTLLTWHKKPGDAIKRGEVLAEIETDKVVLEVTALQDGVLVSIAKNEGDTVLSEEVLGTVGDAGSAPVPAASAQTADPASGAVVGEASAGGTATNPDTTDLGNEATRRDDLSPAVRKIVAESGLNPAQIPATGPRGNITKEDAVVAAQGGLTYQGPQSAAQPASMQASAAPTQQAPAQAQSAPTVAVPGGPRPEQRVPMTRIRQRISERLKDVQNTAAILTTFNEVNMKPSMDLRKKYQDQFVAKHGTKLGFMSLFVRAATEALKAFPVVNASVEGKDIIYHGYYDIGIAVASDRGLVVPVLRDTDQMSLAGIEKEIAGFAVKAKGGKLTMEDMSGGTFSITNGGTFGSMMSTPIINAPQSAILGMHNIIERPIAQNGQVVIAPMMYIALSYDHRIIDGKEAVQFLVMIKNLLEDPARMLLEL; from the coding sequence ATGGCGGACATCAAGGTTCCAGTTTTTTCCGAGTCGGTAAGCGAGGGTACGCTGCTGACATGGCACAAGAAACCCGGCGACGCGATCAAGCGCGGCGAGGTTCTCGCCGAGATTGAGACCGACAAGGTGGTGCTGGAAGTGACCGCGCTGCAAGACGGCGTGCTGGTCAGCATCGCCAAGAACGAGGGCGACACGGTCCTCAGCGAGGAAGTGCTGGGAACAGTGGGTGACGCCGGGAGCGCGCCTGTCCCGGCTGCCAGCGCCCAGACGGCTGATCCGGCCAGCGGCGCGGTCGTGGGTGAGGCCAGCGCCGGTGGCACCGCCACCAACCCCGATACCACGGACCTGGGCAACGAGGCCACCCGCCGCGATGACCTGTCGCCCGCCGTGCGTAAGATTGTCGCGGAGAGCGGCCTGAACCCCGCGCAGATCCCCGCAACCGGTCCCAGGGGCAACATCACCAAGGAAGACGCCGTCGTGGCGGCCCAGGGTGGCCTGACGTACCAGGGTCCCCAGAGCGCCGCGCAGCCCGCGAGCATGCAGGCGTCCGCTGCGCCGACCCAGCAGGCGCCCGCGCAAGCCCAGAGCGCACCCACAGTGGCAGTCCCAGGCGGCCCGCGCCCCGAACAGCGCGTGCCCATGACGCGCATCCGTCAGCGCATCAGTGAACGCCTCAAGGACGTGCAGAACACGGCCGCGATCCTGACCACCTTCAACGAAGTCAACATGAAGCCGTCGATGGACCTTCGCAAGAAGTACCAGGACCAGTTCGTCGCCAAACACGGCACCAAACTGGGCTTCATGAGCCTGTTCGTGCGCGCCGCCACCGAGGCCCTCAAGGCCTTCCCGGTGGTCAACGCCAGCGTCGAGGGCAAGGACATCATCTACCACGGCTACTACGACATCGGCATTGCCGTGGCTTCTGACCGTGGCCTGGTGGTGCCGGTCCTGCGCGATACCGACCAGATGAGCCTGGCCGGCATTGAGAAGGAAATCGCCGGATTCGCTGTGAAGGCCAAGGGCGGCAAGCTGACCATGGAAGACATGAGCGGCGGCACCTTCAGCATCACCAACGGCGGAACCTTCGGCAGCATGATGAGCACCCCCATCATTAACGCGCCGCAGAGTGCGATTCTGGGCATGCACAACATCATCGAGCGCCCGATTGCCCAGAACGGACAGGTCGTGATCGCGCCCATGATGTACATCGCCCTGAGCTACGACCACCGCATCATTGACGGCAAGGAAGCGGTGCAGTTCCTGGTGATGATCAAGAACCTGCTGGAAGACCCCGCACGCATGCTGCTGGAGCTCTGA
- a CDS encoding alpha/beta fold hydrolase, producing MTSGPEYLQVGGQQLEYIWHGPPPSQAPTLVFLHEGLGSLRLWRDFPQALSTATGCGALVYSRAGYGNSSPAPLPRPVTYLHHEAQDVLPQVLARCGVRECVLVGHSDGGSIALIYAGSVAQPGLLGVITEAAHVFVEDVTLRGVQAAREAYQSGDLRARLARHHAQVDVAFGGWNDTWLSPAFRDWNLEKFLPGVRVPLLALQGKDDEYGTPAQVQAIVSQAAGPAEGHLLPECGHTPHREARETVLDAMTAFVRQVAVRS from the coding sequence GTGACTTCTGGTCCTGAATACCTCCAGGTCGGCGGACAGCAGCTGGAATACATCTGGCACGGTCCACCACCCTCGCAGGCGCCGACGCTGGTGTTCCTGCATGAGGGCCTGGGCAGCCTGAGACTGTGGCGCGATTTCCCTCAGGCCCTCTCTACGGCCACCGGCTGCGGTGCCCTGGTCTACAGCCGGGCCGGGTACGGAAACAGCAGTCCTGCCCCGCTGCCACGCCCAGTCACCTACCTTCATCACGAAGCGCAGGACGTCCTGCCACAAGTGCTGGCCCGGTGCGGGGTGCGGGAGTGTGTGCTGGTCGGTCACTCGGACGGGGGCAGTATCGCCCTGATCTATGCGGGCAGCGTCGCCCAGCCGGGTCTGCTTGGGGTGATCACCGAGGCAGCCCACGTTTTCGTGGAGGACGTCACCCTGCGCGGCGTGCAGGCTGCCCGCGAGGCCTACCAGTCGGGTGATCTGCGCGCCCGGCTGGCGCGGCACCATGCCCAGGTGGATGTGGCGTTCGGCGGCTGGAACGACACCTGGCTCTCCCCGGCCTTCCGTGACTGGAATCTGGAGAAATTCCTGCCGGGTGTCCGGGTGCCCCTGCTGGCCTTGCAGGGTAAGGATGACGAATACGGCACCCCGGCGCAGGTCCAGGCCATCGTGTCGCAGGCTGCCGGTCCGGCCGAGGGTCACCTGCTGCCCGAGTGCGGCCACACGCCGCACCGTGAGGCACGCGAAACCGTGCTTGATGCCATGACGGCCTTTGTCCGGCAAGTCGCGGTCCGGTCTTGA
- a CDS encoding addiction module toxin RelE, with product MPEAWTEKDERQYQHVKQSELERGESEERAEEIAARTVNKQRREEGRTPNKRTQGTGNPNAALSELTRDELYNRAREKDIKGRGRMTKDELVRALL from the coding sequence ATGCCAGAAGCCTGGACCGAAAAAGATGAGCGGCAGTACCAGCACGTCAAGCAGAGTGAACTGGAACGCGGTGAAAGCGAGGAGCGCGCCGAGGAGATTGCCGCGCGCACGGTGAACAAGCAGCGCCGCGAGGAGGGCCGCACACCCAACAAACGTACCCAGGGCACCGGCAACCCGAACGCGGCCCTGTCCGAGCTGACCCGCGACGAGCTGTACAACCGCGCCCGCGAGAAGGACATCAAAGGGCGCGGACGCATGACCAAGGACGAGCTGGTCCGCGCGCTGTTGTAA
- a CDS encoding MBL fold metallo-hydrolase, with product MTAPLSTPAPRLTRTLTSGGTRIYTLTVRAFEGLSVNVFVVVRGDPARPDYVALVDTGSGLSLSTEGLTGLAAIRDTWGEACSWRTLDRIVVTHAHPDHAGGLPFVRTLTDAPVAAHVRGVPILQDPESYRDTMRPRLEAYRTWLGVPADSPYGVRLGNRTRNLMLPSGVPVHTSLEDGDVLDGIFQVVYTPGHEGSQICLRLDDVLLSADHLLPRNSPPLLPAWVHPGGGLRAYLKSLDRIEALADVQLALGGHDEPMPQWRGRLQALRERYAEKLQAVLDAADTPSSVLELAGRVSRMNARQALLLLDQTGALAEFLTSDGRLQETRGVAGEALFQRT from the coding sequence GTGACGGCGCCTCTCTCCACCCCCGCACCCCGGTTGACCCGGACCCTCACGTCTGGGGGAACGCGCATCTACACGCTGACGGTCCGGGCGTTCGAGGGCCTCAGCGTGAACGTCTTTGTGGTGGTGCGGGGCGATCCGGCGCGGCCCGACTATGTGGCCCTGGTGGACACCGGCAGCGGTCTGAGCCTCAGCACCGAAGGCCTGACCGGTCTGGCCGCCATCCGGGACACCTGGGGTGAGGCCTGCTCGTGGCGGACCCTGGACCGCATCGTGGTGACCCACGCGCACCCTGACCATGCGGGCGGTCTGCCCTTCGTGCGGACCCTGACGGACGCGCCGGTCGCCGCTCACGTACGTGGCGTGCCGATTCTCCAGGACCCGGAAAGTTACCGCGACACCATGCGTCCGCGCCTGGAGGCCTACCGCACCTGGCTGGGCGTGCCGGCAGACAGCCCTTACGGTGTCCGGCTGGGCAACCGCACCCGCAACCTGATGCTGCCGTCGGGGGTGCCTGTTCATACTTCCCTTGAAGACGGCGACGTACTGGACGGCATCTTTCAGGTGGTGTATACCCCCGGGCATGAGGGCAGCCAGATCTGCCTGCGGCTTGATGACGTGCTGCTCAGCGCCGACCACCTGCTGCCGCGCAACTCTCCGCCGCTGCTGCCGGCCTGGGTGCACCCAGGTGGTGGCCTGCGGGCCTATCTGAAGTCGCTGGACCGGATCGAGGCCCTGGCAGATGTTCAGCTGGCTCTGGGTGGCCATGACGAACCCATGCCGCAGTGGCGCGGCCGCCTTCAGGCACTCCGGGAACGCTACGCCGAGAAACTACAGGCTGTTCTGGACGCGGCCGATACGCCCAGCAGCGTTCTGGAGCTTGCCGGGCGGGTCAGCCGTATGAATGCCCGGCAGGCCCTGCTGCTGCTCGACCAGACCGGCGCCCTGGCAGAGTTCCTGACCTCGGACGGCCGGTTGCAGGAAACGCGCGGAGTGGCCGGGGAAGCACTGTTTCAGCGGACCTGA
- a CDS encoding SMP-30/gluconolactonase/LRE family protein gives MKTTLTPDLHAAGTMGRMTLRAVHPDFLTLFPPDASLIRLATGFTWTEGPTYLPARRAVVFSDVRQNRTWAYTDSGELHGEMNPSHHQNGHCLDDQGRLIACSHGLRALVRQEDDGSWTTLADRFEGRRMNSPNDVALHPDGSLWFTDPTYGIDKPEEGYGGQKEQPGNYVYRLDPDGTLSAPVRDRVKPNGLAFVSAERLLLADTGEGKTHAYRVQGVTATHEREWFSVSPGKTDGLRIDEQGRIWSSAGDGVHVLTPEGQELGRVLVPETVSNLCFSGPQGTDLTITATTGVYRIPTCTRALSW, from the coding sequence ATGAAGACAACCCTCACCCCTGACCTTCATGCAGCGGGCACCATGGGGCGCATGACGTTGCGTGCCGTGCACCCGGACTTCCTGACCCTGTTTCCCCCGGACGCCAGCCTGATCCGCCTGGCGACCGGCTTTACCTGGACCGAGGGGCCGACCTATCTGCCAGCACGGCGCGCCGTGGTGTTCAGTGACGTGCGTCAGAACCGCACCTGGGCCTACACCGACAGCGGTGAACTGCACGGTGAGATGAATCCCAGCCATCACCAGAACGGCCACTGCCTGGACGACCAAGGCCGCCTGATCGCCTGCTCGCACGGCCTGCGCGCCCTGGTGCGCCAGGAAGACGACGGGTCCTGGACCACCCTGGCCGACCGTTTCGAGGGCCGGCGTATGAACAGCCCCAACGACGTTGCCCTGCATCCCGACGGCAGCCTGTGGTTTACCGATCCCACCTACGGCATCGACAAACCCGAGGAAGGCTACGGCGGCCAGAAGGAGCAGCCCGGCAATTACGTGTACCGCCTGGACCCGGACGGCACCCTCAGCGCACCTGTCCGCGACCGCGTCAAACCCAACGGGCTGGCCTTTGTCAGCGCCGAACGTCTGCTGCTGGCCGACACCGGAGAGGGCAAAACTCATGCCTACCGCGTGCAGGGCGTTACGGCCACCCACGAGCGTGAGTGGTTCTCGGTCAGTCCCGGCAAAACCGACGGTCTGCGCATCGATGAGCAGGGCCGGATCTGGAGCAGTGCCGGCGACGGGGTGCATGTCCTGACCCCGGAAGGCCAGGAACTGGGGCGGGTGCTGGTGCCGGAAACGGTCAGCAACCTGTGCTTCAGCGGGCCGCAGGGAACCGACCTGACCATTACCGCCACCACCGGCGTGTACCGCATTCCCACCTGTACGCGCGCCCTGAGCTGGTAA